In the bacterium genome, one interval contains:
- a CDS encoding oligosaccharide flippase family protein, whose protein sequence is MDSKTIVRKLISGSLVRITLLFCTIGVSFFLVPFLVHALGDRQHGFWVLIGRFMGYYGVLDLGLSSAVSRFVSRAYGQNDFEEINYIFNTSLALFSLIGIVALGISFLLAMLCPWFLKDPGEIVLFRKVIPILGLSLGLGFPARSFLGVLHSKLRYDLLAGVDLLKLLVRTVLIVYFIKAGNGILALAVITFIVGLIGDIAYLWLLVREFRQLRLSLGLVSMRKIKDLFQYSMFSFIQELADLLRFRVDEFVIAGFLSVNLVTHYFIATKLIDLFYQFMVSALGMMAPVFSQYEGKGDMQTMRKAFLEASKAGVILAVFMGTSLIMYGRVFIERWMGAGYYDSYSVLLILCIPMALALAQSPSVGLLYGISKHRYFAILSSCEGIVNLVLSLVLVRYYGIYGVALGTLIPLAVAKLVFQPLYVCRVIDLKWKEYFVDTLLVTAIKTIIPIGGYWLFVRSYLMPSYINILVTAGLSIVLFIPVCYFFILSPLQRQLLRKYVVP, encoded by the coding sequence ATGGATTCAAAAACAATAGTGAGAAAATTGATTTCCGGCTCCCTGGTCAGGATAACTCTGCTTTTTTGCACCATTGGAGTCTCATTTTTCCTGGTGCCCTTTCTGGTCCATGCCCTTGGGGACAGGCAGCATGGTTTCTGGGTGCTGATCGGGAGATTCATGGGATATTACGGTGTCCTTGATCTTGGGCTGTCTTCCGCTGTATCAAGATTCGTATCGAGAGCTTATGGGCAGAATGATTTTGAGGAAATAAATTACATTTTCAATACCTCTCTTGCCCTGTTCAGCCTGATCGGGATTGTGGCTTTAGGAATATCTTTCCTGCTCGCTATGCTGTGTCCATGGTTTCTGAAAGATCCGGGTGAAATTGTCTTATTCAGGAAAGTTATTCCGATTTTAGGCCTCAGTTTGGGTTTAGGATTTCCAGCCCGGAGTTTTCTGGGTGTTCTGCATTCGAAACTGCGATATGACCTGCTGGCCGGTGTGGACCTTCTGAAACTTCTGGTGCGAACTGTCCTTATCGTATACTTCATCAAGGCCGGGAATGGTATTTTGGCCCTGGCGGTTATTACTTTTATCGTTGGACTGATCGGTGATATAGCCTATTTATGGCTGTTGGTAAGAGAATTCCGGCAGCTCAGGCTCAGCCTGGGCCTGGTCAGCATGAGAAAAATCAAGGACCTATTTCAATACAGCATGTTCAGCTTTATTCAGGAACTTGCGGACCTGCTGAGGTTCAGGGTCGATGAGTTCGTGATTGCCGGATTCTTGAGCGTTAATCTCGTGACCCACTATTTTATCGCTACCAAGCTGATAGACCTGTTTTATCAATTTATGGTAAGTGCGCTTGGAATGATGGCCCCTGTTTTCAGCCAGTATGAGGGTAAAGGTGATATGCAGACCATGAGAAAGGCATTTTTAGAGGCCTCAAAAGCGGGGGTAATTTTGGCTGTTTTTATGGGAACCAGCCTGATTATGTATGGGAGAGTCTTTATCGAACGATGGATGGGGGCAGGCTACTATGACAGCTACTCTGTTTTGCTCATTTTATGTATTCCCATGGCCTTGGCTCTTGCTCAAAGTCCAAGCGTCGGATTGCTCTACGGCATATCAAAACATCGCTACTTTGCAATTTTGAGCAGTTGTGAAGGTATTGTCAATCTCGTATTAAGCCTTGTACTTGTCAGATATTATGGAATTTATGGTGTTGCGCTGGGCACACTCATTCCCTTGGCAGTTGCCAAGTTGGTCTTTCAACCTCTCTACGTTTGCCGGGTAATCGACCTGAAGTGGAAAGAATATTTTGTTGATACGTTATTGGTAACAGCGATCAAGACTATCATACCTATTGGGGGATATTGGCTTTTTGTAAGGAGCTACCTCATGCCGAGCTACATAAACATTTTAGTAACGGCTGGTCTCTCGATTGTGCTGTTTATACCAGTATGTTACTTTTTCATCCTCTCTCCACTGCAGCGTCAGTTACTCCGAAAGTATGTGGTGCCATAG
- a CDS encoding polysaccharide biosynthesis tyrosine autokinase: protein MEQTKDDYLEEHLLNGIDQASEVHLLDYLNLIRKRKWILIACVLISIVTAIIFVQTMVPVYQADCQIIIDKEVNRSPVTGENMEYLYYETALSEELSFNTQLKIITSYQVLEQVINRLGLQDRERKKKAEELMGKDGFLSQFKTAIRDNIQSIKSLLGESCEGKVLADKDVPRDFIQAAPDREMAALVSALADKIEVKPIRETRLVTITVSDESPSWAAAIANALVRSYVDYDTSLRYKSVKEFIDWISVQVAEMKQKIDDAEKKFYNFKANNKIYSIQERQDIITGKVHELNDAYIKTHTERMGIRAKVMELETLLNRRKDRILGKDIVDNPLLMDLSKELSVESIRLDNLKRDYKDKHPEVLDATSKIEILKKEFNSTLDKSLQGLLLQDAVLKSREDTLQAAMVKLEEEALADNKVEITYAMLEREVETNKALYEVLLNKFKETKINETMKKSNIRITEPARIPESPSGARKKLTIVLGCFILGLMGGFGLIFLLEHVDTEIRTEKDVQYYLQLPVIGIIPENTETGRGAGSNRRKMKPGEFPFVTDGHCSSAFSEAYRSLRTNLVYSGNSENPSKVILITSSIPQEGKSTTAANLALALSQAGARVLLVDTDLRVPSVHKKFRLDRNSKGLTNILVDSFNTSLHEGTLEEYSLADIINLVNIQGRSGILSIVSGHSENFQLSFKGGELIEAQWKDRPEEERLGAILVASRRISEEQRRKALQQQDHYQEKLGSILLNMNLITAEDIKGPLTLHFSSVMKRIFTLEKGYFIFKDGYPRGNSGQGSHNYLDESFPSWHEIVDNQAIPFLERSIFSIIQNGPLENMKILTSGPLPSNPSELLSSRRMKALMHILKGRFDYVIMDSPPINSVTDASILASLADGVIMVVFVGRVNRNVAMKAKQQLDSIDARIFGAVLNRLDLKKDGYYYYSYYRYGDYYQKQHEI, encoded by the coding sequence ATGGAACAAACGAAAGATGATTACCTTGAGGAACACCTTCTCAATGGTATCGATCAAGCCAGTGAAGTTCACCTTTTGGATTATCTGAACCTCATCCGCAAGAGGAAATGGATTTTAATTGCCTGTGTCCTGATCAGCATTGTGACGGCAATTATCTTCGTTCAGACAATGGTTCCTGTCTATCAGGCTGATTGTCAGATCATTATTGATAAGGAAGTCAACAGATCTCCGGTAACCGGAGAGAACATGGAGTATCTTTATTATGAGACAGCCCTGTCAGAAGAGTTAAGCTTTAATACCCAACTGAAAATTATCACCAGCTATCAGGTCCTGGAACAGGTCATCAACAGATTAGGACTTCAAGACCGGGAGCGGAAGAAAAAGGCGGAGGAACTTATGGGTAAGGATGGCTTTCTCTCGCAGTTTAAGACTGCTATCAGGGATAATATCCAGAGCATAAAGAGCTTATTAGGCGAAAGCTGTGAGGGCAAGGTCCTTGCGGATAAGGACGTCCCCCGGGATTTTATCCAGGCCGCACCTGACCGTGAGATGGCTGCCCTGGTGTCAGCCCTGGCCGATAAAATCGAGGTGAAGCCCATACGGGAAACCCGGCTGGTTACAATCACGGTAAGCGATGAAAGTCCATCATGGGCAGCAGCCATAGCTAACGCTCTCGTCAGGAGCTATGTCGATTATGACACCTCTTTACGATACAAGTCGGTCAAGGAGTTTATCGACTGGATCTCGGTTCAGGTCGCTGAGATGAAGCAAAAAATAGATGATGCCGAGAAAAAGTTTTACAATTTTAAAGCTAATAACAAAATTTATTCCATTCAGGAAAGACAGGATATTATCACCGGAAAGGTCCATGAACTGAATGACGCTTATATCAAAACTCATACGGAAAGGATGGGCATAAGGGCTAAAGTCATGGAACTGGAAACTCTGCTCAATAGAAGAAAAGACAGGATCCTGGGCAAGGATATCGTCGATAATCCGCTCCTTATGGATTTGAGCAAAGAACTTTCAGTTGAGAGCATTCGCCTGGATAATCTGAAGCGCGATTATAAAGACAAGCATCCGGAAGTTCTGGATGCGACCAGCAAGATTGAAATTCTCAAAAAGGAATTTAACAGTACGCTGGACAAGTCCCTGCAAGGTCTTCTCCTGCAGGATGCTGTTCTCAAATCGCGGGAAGATACCCTTCAGGCAGCCATGGTCAAATTGGAAGAGGAAGCCCTGGCTGACAATAAAGTAGAGATTACCTACGCCATGCTTGAGCGCGAGGTTGAAACTAATAAGGCCCTCTATGAAGTTCTGCTGAATAAGTTCAAGGAAACCAAAATAAATGAAACCATGAAGAAAAGTAATATCAGGATAACCGAACCTGCACGGATACCCGAATCCCCTTCGGGTGCACGGAAAAAACTGACTATTGTTCTGGGTTGTTTTATTCTGGGGCTCATGGGTGGCTTTGGTTTGATATTTCTCCTGGAACATGTCGATACGGAGATCAGGACTGAAAAAGATGTGCAGTATTACCTGCAGCTTCCCGTGATAGGCATCATTCCTGAGAATACTGAAACTGGCAGGGGAGCGGGGTCGAATCGAAGGAAAATGAAGCCGGGGGAATTCCCCTTTGTCACCGACGGCCATTGCTCTTCGGCTTTTTCTGAAGCTTACCGAAGTCTGAGAACCAACCTCGTCTATTCCGGAAATAGTGAGAATCCGAGCAAGGTTATCCTGATTACCAGCAGTATCCCTCAGGAAGGAAAATCAACTACGGCTGCCAACCTGGCACTTGCCCTGTCTCAGGCAGGTGCACGGGTCCTTCTGGTCGATACTGACCTGCGGGTACCTTCAGTGCATAAAAAATTTAGGCTGGACCGGAACAGCAAAGGCTTAACCAATATCCTGGTTGATTCTTTCAACACCAGTCTTCATGAAGGGACATTGGAGGAATACAGCCTCGCTGATATTATCAATCTGGTCAATATCCAGGGAAGAAGCGGGATATTGAGCATCGTATCAGGTCATTCGGAAAATTTCCAGCTTTCCTTCAAGGGAGGAGAGCTCATCGAAGCCCAATGGAAAGATCGTCCGGAGGAGGAAAGGTTAGGGGCTATCCTGGTGGCCAGCCGCAGGATCAGCGAAGAGCAGAGGAGAAAGGCCTTGCAGCAGCAGGATCATTACCAGGAGAAACTCGGATCTATTCTCCTGAATATGAATCTGATAACCGCTGAGGATATAAAAGGTCCGCTGACACTTCACTTCTCATCGGTCATGAAAAGAATATTTACCCTGGAAAAAGGATATTTTATCTTTAAAGACGGGTATCCAAGGGGAAACAGTGGTCAGGGTTCTCATAATTACCTGGACGAAAGTTTTCCTTCGTGGCATGAGATCGTCGATAATCAGGCTATTCCCTTTCTGGAAAGAAGCATATTCTCCATTATTCAGAACGGCCCCCTGGAGAACATGAAGATATTGACTTCAGGTCCGCTGCCCTCAAACCCTTCCGAGCTTCTGAGTTCAAGGCGCATGAAAGCATTAATGCATATCCTCAAGGGAAGGTTTGACTATGTTATCATGGATTCCCCCCCCATTAATTCGGTAACTGACGCTTCCATCCTGGCTTCGTTAGCCGATGGGGTAATCATGGTGGTATTCGTGGGCCGCGTTAACCGCAATGTGGCTATGAAAGCCAAACAGCAGTTGGACAGCATCGATGCCAGGATCTTTGGTGCGGTCCTGAACCGGCTGGATTTAAAGAAAGATGGCTATTACTACTACAGCTACTATCGGTATGGTGACTATTACCAAAAGCAGCACGAGATTTGA
- a CDS encoding polysaccharide biosynthesis/export family protein → MDSAYKVGPLDILRISVAGKPGIDAVFPVSPDGIINFPLLGDVPVSGLTVKEIERKITDLLGKDYLVDPKVYVSMEKYNSQKVIVWGEVQSPGAYVLTGRTTLLEIIAQAGGLTEEAGRRVALFHNALDSLHDARIDIPGTLDKKDSIIIDIDQLTKNGNLIKDFLVTSGDLIIVEAQKDSDINEQRVYITGCLAKPGSYEYQNGLTALSLCIIAGGFSDRAAPHKATVIRNLDGEDKVYKIDLNKIKRGKAADFKLRPGDRLNVPESFW, encoded by the coding sequence ATGGATAGCGCCTACAAGGTCGGCCCGCTGGATATCCTGAGGATCAGCGTAGCGGGAAAACCGGGTATAGATGCAGTCTTTCCTGTCTCTCCCGATGGGATTATCAATTTTCCCCTGTTAGGAGATGTCCCGGTTTCCGGCCTGACAGTTAAAGAGATAGAACGGAAGATTACGGACTTGCTGGGCAAAGATTATTTGGTCGATCCAAAGGTTTATGTAAGCATGGAAAAGTATAACAGTCAGAAGGTTATCGTCTGGGGAGAGGTTCAATCACCGGGGGCTTATGTGCTCACAGGAAGAACAACGCTTCTTGAAATTATTGCTCAGGCTGGCGGATTAACGGAAGAGGCTGGCAGGAGAGTGGCGCTTTTTCATAATGCTCTTGATTCCCTGCACGATGCCCGGATTGATATTCCCGGAACACTCGATAAAAAAGATTCAATTATCATAGATATTGATCAACTTACGAAAAACGGCAACCTTATCAAAGACTTTCTGGTAACCTCAGGAGACCTGATTATCGTGGAGGCGCAGAAAGATTCTGACATCAATGAACAGCGGGTTTATATTACCGGCTGTCTCGCAAAACCCGGATCATACGAATATCAAAACGGTTTGACAGCCCTGAGCCTGTGCATAATAGCCGGAGGTTTCTCCGATCGTGCAGCCCCTCACAAGGCCACGGTAATCAGAAATCTCGATGGGGAAGACAAAGTTTACAAGATAGACCTCAATAAAATAAAAAGAGGCAAGGCTGCTGACTTTAAGCTGAGACCTGGCGACAGGTTGAATGTACCGGAATCTTTCTGGTAA